AATTGTACACTTTTGGTTTAACGTATAACCATCGATTATTAATTGGAGGAGATTTTAATTCTGTTTCAGGTGTTTCTAAACATCGTATAGCAAGATTAAAACTTTGTTTAGACTCAACAACTTGGGATGGTATTTCATGGTCAAATGGATATCCGTCAGGAGGAAAAGAAATATTTTTTAAAGGTGATTTTCCAGCTTTAGTATCTTCAGATGTTTGCAGTTGTAATATCGATTCAGGAAAAGAAGTTACAATTCCAAGTGGTCAAACCTTGAGTATTGAATTTTCATATTCTGGAGAAGGGATTTTAAACCTAGAAGACTCTGCAAGTTTATATCAGTCAGATGATGATATTAAAAATACAGGAATAATACATCTAAAAAGAAACACAAAACCAATTTTAAAATTCGATTACACCTATTGGTCTGCACCCGTGCAAAATCAAAAATTAATTGATGTGTCGCCCAATACATTATATGATAAATACTTTTCCTATAATCCCGTATCAGGATGGCAGTTTGAAAATCCATATTTTGATATGATTTCAGGGAAAGGCTATATAATACGAGGCCCACAGGAATTTTCAACCTCCACAGCTTCAACTTATAAAGCCATTTTTAAGGGAATTCCCAATAATGGTAAAATTGACGTGAATATGGGAGCAGCAGATTCGTTCAATTTAATTGGAAATCCATATGCTTCTGCAATTGACGCTGATGTTTTTCTGAAGAAAAATGAATTTAAAACTAAAGGAACGCTTTATTTCTGGACTCACAACACACCCATAACCAATTACGAATATACAGCTGATGATTATGCCGTTTATAATCTCGTTGGAGGCATTGGAACCAAAGCCAATTCAGATGGAATAAACGAAACAATTCCTAATGGTAAAATTGCGTCGGGACAATCTTTCTTTATCAAAAGTAATGCAGCCGGTACCATTGAATTTAATGACGGTATGCGTATTCCTAATCAAAATAACGCTTTTTTCAAACCATCAGAAAATAAGAATTTGGTAAAAGATGAAATCGAAAAACACCGTTTCTGGCTCAATCTAAGAAATGATAAAGGAGCGTTTAAACAACTTTTGGCCGGTTACGTTACAGGAGCAACAAACAATTATGATATTAATTATGATGGTGAAATTTTAGAAGGAAACCAATTTGTAGATTTTTATAGTATAGTTGAAAACAAAAAACTAGCTATTCAAGGAAGAGGACTTCCGTTTGAAGACACAGATCAGATTATTTTAGGTTATAAAACTACAATTTCAGGAGAATTTACAATTGGAATCGATCATACTGACGGGATTTTTGTCGATCAAGACATTTATCTAGAAGATAAGCTAAATCAAAATTGGCAAAACCTGCAATCTGGAGATTATGCCTTTACCAGTCCAATCGGAACATTTGAAGATCGATTTGTATTACATTATAAATACCAAACCCTTGGAGACAAAAAAATTGAGACTCATAAAAATGATATTTTAGTTTCTTCCAAACATAAAATAATAAATATTAATTCTTTAAATGTAAATCTTAAGGCAGTGGATATTTTTGATACAAGAGGTAGATTAATCTATTCAAAAAAGAAAATTGGAAAGTCAGATTTGGAGATTTCCAATCTCAATGCTGCAGATCAAGTTTTACTGCTGAAAATAACACTAGAAAATGAATATTCAGAAGTTAAAAAAATCATTTTTTAAAGTAAAAACCACTAAATAATAGTTCCATCTTAGATTTTAAGGTGGATTTTTTTTATTTAAAAAAAGCCATAAACATATCGTAGGTTTTTTCTGCCAAGTATTGATTTTACTGCGGTTTTTGGTTTTTAAAGCACTGTAAATGAGTTTCTTAAAATCAGGTTTAAAATGTTAAAATTAGTTTTTTAACAAATCAGATTTATTTCAATTGTAAATAAAATCGTACCTTGTTAGGATCTTATTCGACAAACATAAATAAAAGCCGTCAAAATGCACATTTTGATTTCTTTAAAAAATCGAAAAGGCATTTACAATTTTACCCGCCAGAAATTATTGATTGCAATTTTAAATACCACTAAAAAAAAGTGCATCTACAATATTTTTTTGGTTTTGATTATTGATGTGTCATTAATAATCAAAATTTATTTTTTGAGGTATTTAGAATTATAATTTGATCAGACTTCATCTGATTTTGAATGTTCTTTTAATTAAAAAATAAGTGCGATGAAAAAAAAATTACCTGCCTCGTTTATTTTTCCCCAAAATCTACTTCATTGTTTTTCTTTATCTAGTGTAAATTCTAAAAAATCATTTTTAAAAGTAAAGCTTTCTTTACTGCTCTCCTTTGTCTGTTTTTCTCTTTGGGCACAGCCGCCGCATACCCTTAATGCAAATGGAACAGTTGTCGTTCCGGCTGGTATTACCACTATGGATGTACAAGCTTGGGGAGGAGGAGGTGCCGGAGGAGGTGCTAGTAACTCGGCCGCCCTAACCGGAAGAGGTGGCGGAGGCGGAGGCGGAGGAGCCTTTGCACGCGGTAATATCTCAGTTACTGCTGGTGCAACACTCAACGTTAGAGTTGCCCCAGTTACAACAGGTACAACAGGTAATGGAGGTAATGGAGGAAATTCAACAATTGATAGCTACGAAACAATCTTATTTGCAGCAGGAGGAATTGGAGGTACCGCCAATTCTGCTGGCGGCACACCTGCAGGCGGATCAGGAGGTTTAAGTACATCTTCATTTGGTTCTGTTTCAACTGTTTCTGGAGCAAACGGAGGAACTGGAAATACAGCTTTATTAAGCCTTGGACTATTCTCGGGAGCAGGAGGAACTGCCGGCGGAACTGGTGGTGGTACAGGAGGTGATGCACGTGGAAGCTTACTTTTAGGAAACGGACCAGGTTATGCCGGAAATTCGCCAGGAGGTGGTGGAAGTGGTGGTATGCAGTTGGCAGGATCTGCTGCTCAAGTTGGTGGTGATGGTGCGGCTGGTCGTGTAATTATAACTTATACTTGTCCCACCTACAGCATTACCGGAATTTCAGCAGCAGATGTTTGTAATTCAGCGGGAACAACTTCTCTAGTAACATTAACATCAAGTGCGGCAGGATTACCAACTGGTCCTTATGTAGTGACTTATAATCGTAGTAATCCAAGTGCAACAGGTCTTACAGCAGTAATGACGGTTAGTGCAGCAGGAACTGGAACTTTTACTGCCGTAGGTTTAAACACTATTGGAACAAGTACTATAACCGTTACGAATCTGACATCGGCAGCGTGTTCTTCAAATATCACAACAAATAATGTGGCTTCATTAACTATCAATGCCGCAACTGTAGGAGGTAGTGTTGCGGGAACAACGACTATTTGTTCTGGAGCAACAAGTGGTACTCTAACCTTGAGCGGACAAACTGGATCAATCATAAGATGGGAATCAGCAGTAAGCCCCTTTTCAACTTGGGCTCCAATTGCTAATACTACAACCACTTATACTTCGGGAGCACTTACAGCAACTACTCAATTTAGAGCCGTAATCCAAAACGGTAATTGTTCTGTGGTAAATTCATCGGTTGCGACTATTACAGTAAATCCACTTCCACAAGGAAGTTTAACGGCCAATGGTCCATTTTGTGTAACAGGATCGGGACTATTAACTTTTACAGCAACAGCAGGAACTGGGCCTTATACGATAGTGTACAAAGAAAATGGCGGAGCAGATCGTACAGTAACAAATGTTACAAGTGGTACTCCTTTTGCACCCTTTACAAATCCAGTTACGGCCACTACTATCTATACTTTAGTTTCAGTAACTGGTGCCAACACTTGTTCACGAAGTACAGGATTTACAGTTGATAATGCTACCATTACCGTAAATTCCAGACTCGCTACGCCAACGTATGGAACCATTACACAGCCAACTTGCGTTTCTTCAACGGGAAGCGTTGTTTTAACTGGACTGCCGGCTACAAGCTGGACTATAAATCAAAGCGGCACTGCTTCTCAAACCTATTCTTCTTCAGGAACAACCTATACAGTTACAAATTTAGCGCCCGGTAATTATACCTTTACAGTACAAGATGCTACCAACTGTCCTTCACTGGCAACTTCAAATTTAAATATTATTGCGGCCGTTATAAATATCTGGAACGGAACAAGCTGGTCAAAAGGAAGTCCGCCAATCAGTACCGATGCTGTACGTTTTTCAGGAAATTATTCTACAACAGGAGATTTAAACGGTTGTTCTTTAACGGTTGATTCAGGTGTTACTGTTACCGTAAATTCCAATCATACTTTTACGATTTCAAATGCGGTTACCAATAACGGAGGCCAGTTGATTTTCGAAAATAATTCCAGTCTGGTACAAACCAATAATGTTACCAATACAGGAAATATCACGTATAAAAGGATTACACCTCCAGTAAGACGTTATGATTTAACCTATTGGTCAGCACCTATTACAAGAACGCCAGCTTTTACACTCTATGATTTATCACCTGGGACTTTAGGAGATAAATATTACAGCTATGATCCAAATCTAGGTTGGATAATAAGTTACAATGGTACGCAGGAAATGCTTCCGGGGCGTGGTTATATGGTAAGAGCGCCTCAAGCAAATGATATAAATACAGGAGTAAATTATGCTGCCGCTTTTGTCGGAATTCCAAATAACGGTACTATAAATGTTTCTTTAGGAACAGCCGAGAGATGGCAGCTGCTGGGTAATCCATATCCTTCTGCTATTTATGCTGACCAATTTATATTTGATAATGCGGCGAATGTATACGGAACTTTATATTTCTGGACACATAATAGTCCGCCAAGCAATGCGAATGCAGGAGATGCACAGTACAACTATAATAGTAATGATTATGCCATTTATAATATAACGGGAGCTACAACCGTGGGCGGACTTGTAGGGCAAGGTGCTCCAACTCCCGGAAACCAAGCAGCGCCATTAGGATATATCGCAGCGGGACAAGGCTTTTTTGCTATATCTAAAACTGGAGGAAATGCTGTTTTTACAAATGCCATGAGAGTTTCTGGTAATAATGCCCAATTTTATAAATCTACCGAAAGTAATAAAACGGCAATAGAAAGACATCGTGTATGGCTTAATTTAACCAATACCCAAGGCGCTTTTAAGCAATTACTGATTGGATATGTTGAAGGCGCGACCAATTCATGGGATCAAAATTTTGACGGAGTAACAATTGATGGAAATAAATATTTAGATTTCTATAGCATAAACGAAGGAATGAATTTAGTTATTCAAGGTCGCGCACTCCCTTTCTCTGAAACCGATGTAATACCATTAGGTTACAAATCTACAATTTCAGGAGAATTTTCGATTTCGATAGATCATGCCGATGGAAATTTAGCCACTCATGCTATTTATTTAGAAGATAAAGTGAAAAATGTTATACACAATTTACAGGAAAGTAATTATACATTTACGACTACAACAGGGACATTTTTGGAACGTTTTGCCATCAAATTTACTTCGGGTACTTTAGGAGTTGATCAGTTTGATCTGCCAGACAACAGCGTGATGATTTCTGTAAAAGATAGAACCGTAAAATTACGATCAGAAAGTTTTATTCAAGAAGTTTCTGTTTTTGATATCTCAGGAAAATTAATCTACAACAATAAAAAAATTGAAAATACCGAATTCCAAATCGCAAATCTGAGAACTGGCGAACAGCTTTTAATTGTAAAAGTAACTTTGGATAACGGAAAAACAACCACTAAGAAAATTGGATTTCATTAATTAAAAACGTTGATATAAAAACAAAAACCAGTTATAACTCTATAACTGGTTTTTGTTTTTTTCAATTATGCACTCTTTCGCAGATTTTCATGTGTGTTTTGAATTGCTTTTTCATTCTTATAATCAATCCATTTCTGGCCTTTGAACTTTCGCATCATAATATCAAAATGACGCATTATAAGAATGTTGTACGCTGCTTTTGATAAATTAACGATGTTTTTAGGAAATGCACGTAAACTCATTGAAAATCCTGGAGTTAAATATTTCATATAATGCCAATAACCTTCTGGCATGTATAACATTTCACCGTGTTTCAAATTGGTTATATAACCTTCGGCGTTTTGCAAAGCAGGAAATTTTTCATAATCAGGATTATCAAAATCAATGTCTTCTCTCGAAATTAAAGCGTGCGGTACTTTATACATGTATCTTGATTGATCTGGAGGGAAAATCATACACTGTTTTTCACCGTGAAAATGAAAATGCAGAATGTTTGAATAATCAATATCAAAATGCATAAACACCCTTGCGTTTTCTCCGCCAAAGAAAATCATTGGTAATTGTTTAACCAATCTTAAACCAATATCAGGCCATACAAAATCATTTTTTAGTGCTGGAACTTCTTTCATAATATTGTAAAGAAAGATACGATAATTGGTAGGTTTCGATTGTAATAAATGAATATAATCGCTCATTTTCATTTTGGTATGAGCTTCATTAAAACCCTCTTCATGATTTACAGGTCTGTCATCATATAAAGGAACAGTAATTTCACCGGCAATTTCATTGATGTAGGATAATTTCCATTTTTCATACGCTGGCCAGTCTTCGGTCAGTTCTTCAACAACAACGGGAATTTGTTTTTTTACATATTGGGAAATAAAATCCTTTTTAGAAATTTTTTTTACCCTTTCTATTTCTTTTAGTTTCATTTTGCTAATAAAAAAATTGCTTATAACTGTGTCACAAGCAATTTACTAATTATTAATGATATGGATTAACTCATTTGCTTAAATTTTTGATTTGATCGATGCGTCAACATTTCTTTCAATAGTATGTCCTGGTCTCGACCATTTTGGTTTTTCTCCCAAAGAAGTAAACTTAGAATCAGTAGCTTCAACAGTTTCAGGCTGCATCAACTTGATAAAAGGTTTTTGCGGAATCAAACCTAACATTTCAAACATTTTCATGTCTTCATTCACATCGGGATTTGGAGTAGTCAGCAGTTTGTCTCCGGCAAATATGGAGTTTGCTCCTGCAAAAAAGCACATCGCTTGACCTTCACGGCTCATATTGGTTCTTCCAGCAGATAATCGGACTTGTGTTTCTGGCATAACAATTCTTGTAGTAGCCACCATACGAATCATTTCCCAGATTTCTACTGGCTTTTCTTCTTCCATTGGTGTGCCTTCAACAGCAACCAAGGCATTAATAGGAACAGATTCCGGCTGTGGATTTAAAGTCGAAAGCGCTACAAGCATTCCTGCTCTATCTTCGATACTTTCTCCCATTCCTATAATTCCGCCGCTGCAAACGGTAACATTGGTTTTACGGACATTTTCAATAGTTTGCAAACGATCTTCAAAACCTCGCGTTGATATAACATCTTTATAATATTCTTCAGAAGTATCCAGATTATGGTTGTACGCATATAATCCTGCTTCGGCTAAACGCTGTGCCTGATTTTCGGTAAGCATTCCCAAGGTACAGCACACTTCCATATCCAATTTGTTAATGGTTCGTACCATTTCTAAAACCTGATCAAACTCTTCACCATCTTTTACATTTCGCCACGCAGCACCCATACACACTCGAGATGATCCGCTTGATTTTGCTCTTAAAGCTTGTGCTTTTACCTGACTTACAGTCATTAAATCATTTCCTTTAACTCCTGTGTTGTATCTGGCAGCTTGCGGACAATAGCCACAGTCTTCTGGACATCCGCCGGTTTTAATAGACAAAAGAGTAGAAACCTGAACGACATTTGGGTCGTGCTGTTGTCTGTGAATAGTAGCTGCTTCATAAAGCAGATCCATTAATGGTTTATTATAAATAGCAATAATTTCTTCCTTTGTCCAATTGTGCTTAGTAATACTCATTGTTTTAAATTTGTTTTTTGGAGTATTAAAAGTAGGTAAAATATTATAATCACCTAATTAGGTAACGATAAATATCAATTTGTAATTGTTTTTCAAAAAATAAGCATCCTAAAATCATATAATTAAGATTTATTATGATTTTAGGATGCCTGAAAAGTTATTTTTATTCCGATAAATTAATCGGCTGCATATTTGTTGTTCCAATATAACATCATCATTAAAGTTACAATTACTGATGAAGCAAGTCCTTCAAAAAGAAGACAGATACAATAAGTTGGTACTGAGGGATTTCCTCCAAACATAAAAGTTTCTGATAAAGTTCGTATATACGCATCACCACCTTTTGCATAACTGTAAATCAGTAAAGCCAGTACACTTAGTGATATTCCAACAACCGAAGTTGTCATGGCAGAAACAGCATTCGATACAAAATTAGTTTCGCCTTCATGAAGGTTCATCTGCATGGTCCTGTTTACACCATAAAATATAAAAAATACATTAAGTGTACGCAGGTAAAACAAATCAGCAAGACCCAATAGGTTCATTAGTAAAAAATAAATGCCAATTCCAAGGAATATCAAAAACCCGTTTAGTATTTCTTTCGGTAGTTTCATAATAATTATTTTTAGAGGTTAGTATTATAATTATTTGATAAGCAGGTAGGTATATCAAATTTACTAAAAAAATAACTACGATGGTTTAAAAAACACCAAAAGTAAATGAAGTATTATTACTGTAAGCGGCTCACAAATGTTAGAGAATCCTGCTGATCCTTATTTAATTGTGCTTTTAGAAGATCTAAAGAACCAAATTTCTGCTCCTCACGAAGATATTGCAGCAGCGAAACTTCTATTTTTTTGCCATAAATGTCGGCATCAAAATCAAAAAGATTTACTTCGATGGTTTGCCTTTGTCCGTTTACAGTTGGATTAAAACCAATGTTCATCATTCCGTAAACTTCCAAATCGTCTATGAAAGCCTTAACAACATAAACGCCATTTTTGGGAATCAGTTTGTATTCTTCATCGATTTGAATATTGGCAGTTGGAAAACCAATAGTTCTTCCCAATTGTTTTCCTTTTACAACTTCACCAGTTAAGAAGTAATCATATCCCAAATAATCATTTGCCAGATTCATGTTTCCTTCCTGAAGTGCTTTTCTGATTTTGGTCGAACTTACAGAAACATCTTGAATTTCCTGTGCCGTTATCTGTTCAACTTCAAAACCATATTCGGCTCCAAAAGCAATTAAATTATCAATATTGGCAGTACGGTTTCTTCCAAAACGATGATCGTGTCCAATAATTATTTTATGAATATGAAATTGATCTACTAATATAGAGTGAACGAATTCTTCTGCGGTAAGTCGTGAAAAACTTTCGTCAAATGGATGAATGATTAGATTTTCGATTCCGGTTGCCTCCAGTAATTTTGTTTTTTCAGAAATAGTATTTAAAAGTTTTATTTCTGATTTCTCTTGAAGAACCATTCTCGGATGAGGGAAAAAAGTAAGAACAAGACTTTCATATTTCCCATTTTCAGTGTTTTGAGTAATCCGTTCCAGAATTTTTTTATGACCAATATGTACGCCATCAAAAGTACCAAGAGTCAAAATAGTTTTCTTGGCCGAATGGAAATCGTTTATAGAATGAAAGAGCTTCAAAACAAATTATTTAAGATGCTGCAAATTTATACTATCTATTTTAAATTTAATACTAACAGGAATTGATTTTTTAGTTTGATTTTATTTCTTCTGTCGAAAAAAAATCCAATTCGTCGACTAAAAAACGTAAAATGTCGTTTAGATGTAAGAATTTGATTTAAATCATTTAATTTTGAGTAACCAATAAAAAAATCCTATAAGCATGAAGAAACAATTACTTTTATTTCTGATTATACTTTCGTTTGCAAAAATTCATGCTCAAAGCGATGATTTGTGGCAGAAATCCAGTTCAGTTTCAGGAAAACAAATTCAATCTGCTGATTCACAAAGGAAACTATATTATAAATTAAATACTGATTTCTTAACAGCTAAACTCAGCAATACTGTCAATAAATTATCTTCAGATAACATTACTGAAATTACCATTCCTAACTCTCAGGGCATTTTGGAAAAATTTCAGGTTTGGGAATCATCAAACTTTGATCCAGAACTTCAAGCAAAATATCCTGAAATCAGAGCCTATCAAGGAAAAGGATTAGATGATAAATCAGCCGTAATCCATTTTAGTTTTTCTCCAAGAGGAATTCAGACCATGGTTTTTCGTGCTGATAAAAACACAGAATTCATAGAAGCAAACCCCGAAAATAAAGGAGAATATGTTCTGTTTTCTTCTAAAGATGCTGCTTCAAAAGTAAGGTTGGAGTGTAAAACTTTGGATGTACTATCAGAAACACACCTGACTTCTAAAACAGCAAAAACGGCTTCCAATGATAAAGTATTTAAAACACTTCGCCTGGCATTGTCTTGTACAGGTGAGTACACATCATATTTTGGAGGAACAAAAGCGTTGGCATTGGCCGGAATGAATGCAACGCTGACCCGTGTTAACGGAGTGTTGAATAAAGATTTAGCAATACAATTAGTTTTAATTGCCAACAATGATGCCGTAATTTATACCAACGCTTCTACAGATCCATATTCTAATGCAGCAGCTGGTGCAGACGGAGCATGGAATCAGGAAGTGCAAAGTACACTTACTTCTGTTATTGGGAATGCCAATTATGATATCGGACATTTATTTGGTGCTTCTGGCGGAGGCGGAAATGCGGGATGTATAGGTTGTATTTGTACCAATCCAACTACTGGAAATCCGTTAGGAAAAGGAAGTGCTTTTACGTCACCATCGAATGGACAGCCTGAAGGCGATACTTTTGATATTGATTTTGTCATCCACGAAATCGGACACCAATTAGGAGCCAATCACACTTTTTCATATGATTCAGGAGAAAGAACTTCTGTAAATGTCGAGCCGGGAAGTGGTTCTACTATTATGGGATATGCTGGAGTAACAAATGATTATGATATTCAAAGTAATTCTGATGATTATTTTGCCTATGCTAGTATTTGGCAGATTCAAAATACACTTTCCAATAAAACGTGTCCCGTAAGTACCAGCATAACCAATAATCCTCCTGTAATAAGTGCAGGAATCGATTATACAATTCCTATTTCAACTGCATTTGTTTTAAAAGGAACTGGTTCAGATGCTGAAGGTGATGCAATAACCTATACTTGGGAAGAGTATGATAATGCGATTAACACTGCAGGATCAACCAGTATCGCTTATCCAACAAAACCTGATGGGCCATTGTTTAGATCATTTCCTCCAACAAGTTCACCAATACGTTATATGCCAAGTTTAAGTTCTGTACTGGCCAATCAGCTTACTACCACTTGGGAGTCTGTTGCGTCAATTGACAGAACATTGAATTTTACGTTAACCGGACGCGACAATGCAGCTATGGGTACGGCACAAACCAATACAGATGCAATGGTGGTGAATGTGGTATCTTCAGCAGGGCCTTTTACTGTAACTTCACATAACGGTACCGATTTAAGCTGGCAGCAAAATACCTTACAAACCGTTAGCTGGAGTGTAAATAATACTAATACACTTCAGGGTTCATCAAATGTAAATATTAAATTATCTACAGATGGCGGTTTGACTTTTCCTATAACATTGGTTTCAAATACACCTAATGATGGTTCTGAAGCGATTACACTTCCAGCAAGTGTACCATCTTCTACAAACTGCAGAATTTTAATAGAGCCAACCGCAAATATTTATTATGCGGTTAACAGTAAACCTTTTGCAGTAGGATATACTTCATCTACAAGCTGTAATACTTATAGCTTTGGAAGTGCTTTTAGTATTCCTTATTCAACAAGTTATACCACAAGAACGGTTAGTGTTCCATCATCAACAGGAATTATTTCAGATGTAAATGTTTCGGTTAATGTAACCC
This is a stretch of genomic DNA from Flavobacterium endoglycinae. It encodes these proteins:
- a CDS encoding zinc-dependent metalloprotease, with the protein product MKKQLLLFLIILSFAKIHAQSDDLWQKSSSVSGKQIQSADSQRKLYYKLNTDFLTAKLSNTVNKLSSDNITEITIPNSQGILEKFQVWESSNFDPELQAKYPEIRAYQGKGLDDKSAVIHFSFSPRGIQTMVFRADKNTEFIEANPENKGEYVLFSSKDAASKVRLECKTLDVLSETHLTSKTAKTASNDKVFKTLRLALSCTGEYTSYFGGTKALALAGMNATLTRVNGVLNKDLAIQLVLIANNDAVIYTNASTDPYSNAAAGADGAWNQEVQSTLTSVIGNANYDIGHLFGASGGGGNAGCIGCICTNPTTGNPLGKGSAFTSPSNGQPEGDTFDIDFVIHEIGHQLGANHTFSYDSGERTSVNVEPGSGSTIMGYAGVTNDYDIQSNSDDYFAYASIWQIQNTLSNKTCPVSTSITNNPPVISAGIDYTIPISTAFVLKGTGSDAEGDAITYTWEEYDNAINTAGSTSIAYPTKPDGPLFRSFPPTSSPIRYMPSLSSVLANQLTTTWESVASIDRTLNFTLTGRDNAAMGTAQTNTDAMVVNVVSSAGPFTVTSHNGTDLSWQQNTLQTVSWSVNNTNTLQGSSNVNIKLSTDGGLTFPITLVSNTPNDGSEAITLPASVPSSTNCRILIEPTANIYYAVNSKPFAVGYTSSTSCNTYSFGSAFSIPYSTSYTTRTVSVPSSTGIISDVNVSVNVTHARFSDVEIQIVSPQGTIVRLFNKSCGSTNSTLALQFDDSGNSLDCNATTEQIVIPAEALSAFNGQTAQGTWTFRVRDAVSGMFGTINSASVNICNQTFTLGTEDFETIDFALYPNPNKGSFTIQFQNESPQVKVFVHDILGKTIYSNTFQSSGTFNQNIQLPTISAGIYLVTVIDGHKRTVKKIIVN
- a CDS encoding bifunctional riboflavin kinase/FAD synthetase, with product MKLFHSINDFHSAKKTILTLGTFDGVHIGHKKILERITQNTENGKYESLVLTFFPHPRMVLQEKSEIKLLNTISEKTKLLEATGIENLIIHPFDESFSRLTAEEFVHSILVDQFHIHKIIIGHDHRFGRNRTANIDNLIAFGAEYGFEVEQITAQEIQDVSVSSTKIRKALQEGNMNLANDYLGYDYFLTGEVVKGKQLGRTIGFPTANIQIDEEYKLIPKNGVYVVKAFIDDLEVYGMMNIGFNPTVNGQRQTIEVNLFDFDADIYGKKIEVSLLQYLREEQKFGSLDLLKAQLNKDQQDSLTFVSRLQ
- a CDS encoding cupin-like domain-containing protein — protein: MKLKEIERVKKISKKDFISQYVKKQIPVVVEELTEDWPAYEKWKLSYINEIAGEITVPLYDDRPVNHEEGFNEAHTKMKMSDYIHLLQSKPTNYRIFLYNIMKEVPALKNDFVWPDIGLRLVKQLPMIFFGGENARVFMHFDIDYSNILHFHFHGEKQCMIFPPDQSRYMYKVPHALISREDIDFDNPDYEKFPALQNAEGYITNLKHGEMLYMPEGYWHYMKYLTPGFSMSLRAFPKNIVNLSKAAYNILIMRHFDIMMRKFKGQKWIDYKNEKAIQNTHENLRKSA
- the bioB gene encoding biotin synthase BioB — protein: MSITKHNWTKEEIIAIYNKPLMDLLYEAATIHRQQHDPNVVQVSTLLSIKTGGCPEDCGYCPQAARYNTGVKGNDLMTVSQVKAQALRAKSSGSSRVCMGAAWRNVKDGEEFDQVLEMVRTINKLDMEVCCTLGMLTENQAQRLAEAGLYAYNHNLDTSEEYYKDVISTRGFEDRLQTIENVRKTNVTVCSGGIIGMGESIEDRAGMLVALSTLNPQPESVPINALVAVEGTPMEEEKPVEIWEMIRMVATTRIVMPETQVRLSAGRTNMSREGQAMCFFAGANSIFAGDKLLTTPNPDVNEDMKMFEMLGLIPQKPFIKLMQPETVEATDSKFTSLGEKPKWSRPGHTIERNVDASIKSKI
- a CDS encoding T9SS sorting signal type C domain-containing protein — protein: MKKKLPASFIFPQNLLHCFSLSSVNSKKSFLKVKLSLLLSFVCFSLWAQPPHTLNANGTVVVPAGITTMDVQAWGGGGAGGGASNSAALTGRGGGGGGGGAFARGNISVTAGATLNVRVAPVTTGTTGNGGNGGNSTIDSYETILFAAGGIGGTANSAGGTPAGGSGGLSTSSFGSVSTVSGANGGTGNTALLSLGLFSGAGGTAGGTGGGTGGDARGSLLLGNGPGYAGNSPGGGGSGGMQLAGSAAQVGGDGAAGRVIITYTCPTYSITGISAADVCNSAGTTSLVTLTSSAAGLPTGPYVVTYNRSNPSATGLTAVMTVSAAGTGTFTAVGLNTIGTSTITVTNLTSAACSSNITTNNVASLTINAATVGGSVAGTTTICSGATSGTLTLSGQTGSIIRWESAVSPFSTWAPIANTTTTYTSGALTATTQFRAVIQNGNCSVVNSSVATITVNPLPQGSLTANGPFCVTGSGLLTFTATAGTGPYTIVYKENGGADRTVTNVTSGTPFAPFTNPVTATTIYTLVSVTGANTCSRSTGFTVDNATITVNSRLATPTYGTITQPTCVSSTGSVVLTGLPATSWTINQSGTASQTYSSSGTTYTVTNLAPGNYTFTVQDATNCPSLATSNLNIIAAVINIWNGTSWSKGSPPISTDAVRFSGNYSTTGDLNGCSLTVDSGVTVTVNSNHTFTISNAVTNNGGQLIFENNSSLVQTNNVTNTGNITYKRITPPVRRYDLTYWSAPITRTPAFTLYDLSPGTLGDKYYSYDPNLGWIISYNGTQEMLPGRGYMVRAPQANDINTGVNYAAAFVGIPNNGTINVSLGTAERWQLLGNPYPSAIYADQFIFDNAANVYGTLYFWTHNSPPSNANAGDAQYNYNSNDYAIYNITGATTVGGLVGQGAPTPGNQAAPLGYIAAGQGFFAISKTGGNAVFTNAMRVSGNNAQFYKSTESNKTAIERHRVWLNLTNTQGAFKQLLIGYVEGATNSWDQNFDGVTIDGNKYLDFYSINEGMNLVIQGRALPFSETDVIPLGYKSTISGEFSISIDHADGNLATHAIYLEDKVKNVIHNLQESNYTFTTTTGTFLERFAIKFTSGTLGVDQFDLPDNSVMISVKDRTVKLRSESFIQEVSVFDISGKLIYNNKKIENTEFQIANLRTGEQLLIVKVTLDNGKTTTKKIGFH